One genomic segment of Choristoneura fumiferana chromosome Z, NRCan_CFum_1, whole genome shotgun sequence includes these proteins:
- the wrm2 gene encoding wurmchen 2 transmembrane micropeptide → MAFLMLYPAVAVLSLFVLMVIIVILRFGAQCCKLRHHALPVQHAVVQGYWREDEAYEQKVSYA, encoded by the coding sequence ATGGCGTTTCTCATGTTGTATCCTGCGGTAGCAGTGCTGTCTCTCTTTGTTCTTATGGTTATCATCGTAATACTGAGGTTCGGTGCCCAGTGTTGCAAGCTGCGGCATCATGCATTGCCAGTTCAGCATGCTGTTGTGCAAGGATATTGGCGTGAGGATGAAGCATATGAACAGAAAGTGTCTTACGCGTGA